In a single window of the Pocillopora verrucosa isolate sample1 chromosome 4, ASM3666991v2, whole genome shotgun sequence genome:
- the LOC131797764 gene encoding uncharacterized protein, whose protein sequence is MPESVASLKRENSKLKDQLSVMADEIAKMKVMLLEQSKKPAATNDEVEQSLEFMSKEYDDFERFRVSAGKELDRLGAMLDEIAVEVNRVSRSIDEFQEYSYQYNVKIVGVPQLSQDESSASTSALCECLFKAIGSAVSIHDIDTAHRVPTRSNDNGGPRPIICRFIRRLSKDDVMNHKRNASKVAPSAVGLPDDASLSAVRIFDHLTPRMQKVLFEAKRFKEQFHYQYCWSKGSLVYLRKDTTSRAIKIKDITDLHRLTNGREG, encoded by the coding sequence ATGCCCGAGTCTGTTGCTAGCCTTAAGAGAGAGAACAGTAAGCTTAAAGATCAACTGTCTGTCATGGCGGATGAGATTGCTAAGATGAAGGTGATGCTGCTGGAGCAGTCAAAAAAACCTGCAGCGACTAATGACGAAGTAGAGCAAAGCTTAGAATTCATGAGTAAAGAATATGATGACTTTGAGCGATTCAGGGTCTCTGCTGGTAAAGAACTTGATCGCTTAGGTGCCATGCTTGATGAGATTGCTGTTGAAGTTAACAGAGTTTCCAGGAGCATCGATGAATTTCAAGAGTACAGTTATCAATATAATGTTAAGATTGTTGGTGTCCCTCAATTGAGTCAAGATGAATCCTCGGCTTCTACGAGTGCGCTATGTGAATGTTTATTTAAGGCAATTGGATCCGCTGTCTCAATTCATGACATTGACACAGCCCATCGAGTCCCAACGAGAAGCAATGACAATGGCGGCCCGCGGCCAATCATTTGCCGATTTATTAGACGATTGTCAAAAGATGATGTCATGAATCATAAAAGAAATGCAAGTAAAGTTGCCCCATCTGCTGTTGGTTTACCTGACGATGCCTCCCTTTCCGCTGTTAGAATTTTTGACCATTTAACGCCAAGGATGCAAAAGGTTTTATTTGAAGCTAAGAGGTTCAAGGAGCAGTTTCACTATCAGTATTGCTGGTCGAAGGGATCGCTTGTTTATCTTCGTAAAGATACCACGTCTCGAGCCATCAAGATTAAGGATATCACGGACCTGCACCGATTAACGAATGGACGTGAAGGCTAA
- the LOC131774945 gene encoding melatonin receptor type 1A-like: protein MADDLASRSLALVILEGSSLVILNLLSLAGNIIVCLSVYRNPRLRTPTNLYIIALAVSDLLSAVFVMPLSETILFTGKWSFGETICQFHAFMSSFVIYVSSATMGLTAVNRYVRICKPNTTYQKIFSPRKSRLWVIFVWLFVACYVAIPQLAKLQDFEFVPGYALCSLKHLGEKAKLIHYLIVLPIFLVIPLVVTAFCYSRILKAVRQHLTGISLALRGLRRNDARRGISIQEIRLSRSLFIVVFTFLACWIPFWVIVIIRRFSFVRHMPRNLELLCMFFLYISNTVNPVIYAGMNSTFRSEFRRIFSSASMTFSACKQQQIEQEEHELGPVTSK, encoded by the coding sequence ATGGCCGACGATCTTGCATCAAGAAGTTTAGCACTGGTTATCTTAGAAGGCTCCTCTTTGGTCATTTTAAACCTCCTCTCACTGGCAGGAAATATCATCGTATGCTTATCTGTTTACAGAAATCCAAGATTACGCACCCCCACTAATCTTTACATCATAGCATTGGCTGTGAGCGACTTGCTCTCCGCTGTCTTTGTGATGCCTCTCAGTGAAACAATACTGTTCACAGGAAAATGGTCGTTTGGAGAAACCATTTGCCAATTTCACGCCTTCATGAGTAGCTTCGTGATCTACGTCTCATCGGCAACCATGGGTTTAACAGCTGTGAACCGATATGTTCGTATATGCAAACCAAACACAACCTACCAGAAAATATTTTCACCCAGAAAGTCTCGTTTATGGGTGATTTTCGTCTGGTTGTTTGTGGCTTGTTACGTCGCAATTCCGCAACTGGCCAAATTGCAAGACTTTGAGTTTGTGCCTGGTTATGCGCTATGTTCTCTCAAACACCTTGGGGAAAAAGCCAAGCTTATCCACTACCTAATAGTTTTACCAATTTTTCTTGTCATCCCTTTGGTTGTCACAGCTTTTTGTTACTCGAGAATTCTGAAAGCTGTTCGTCAGCATCTGACAGGGATTTCTCTTGCGTTGAGGGGACTCAGAAGGAACGACGCGCGCCGCGGCATTTCTATTCAAGAAATTCGACTGAGCAGGTCGCtattcattgttgtttttacctttttggcATGTTGGATTCCTTTCTGGGTTATAGTCATAATAAGGCGTTTTTCATTTGTAAGACATATGCCAAGAAATTTGGAACTGTTgtgcatgttttttctttacatttcaaacACTGTCAATCCCGTCATATATGCAGGAATGAATTCTACATTCAGGAGCGAGTTTCGCCGTATCTTTTCTTCTGCGTCGATGACTTTCTCCGCATGCAAACAGCAACAAATTGAACAAGAAGAACATGAACTTGGCCCAGTGACATCTAAGTAA